One stretch of Scophthalmus maximus strain ysfricsl-2021 chromosome 12, ASM2237912v1, whole genome shotgun sequence DNA includes these proteins:
- the zgc:194930 gene encoding sodium/potassium/calcium exchanger 1 produces the protein MGCRCCRMIKSYIYDPSVAGDARKADAAGSSLYQPHHLPGRAPGGGGGGGGPLGSHDKQKQGFHNLAYSKSNDSTLKLEVDNNHLNQRLHAAPGKELHHQGSALPAEGGLYIIQPDALAPRWTPSQVPVYPNIQEYENQRSHGERGRRPAADEWDGSVDKCAAGGESPSADEIEIDEGVGGTPDYPCDTGDEGSVLSVDIHTSTTSLSSADTRDELRLRKTTDASTMESGISVMRSEEGDDDEEEEEEEEEARNDDDEEEEEEEEEARNDEEEEEVQSVTDSMVAEALAALEAATAGEDFD, from the exons ATGGGGTGCCGATGCTGCAGGATGATAAAAAG CTACATCTACGACCCCTCGGTGGCGGGGGACGCGAGGAAGGCCGACGCCGCGGGCAGCTCGCTCTACCAGCCCCACCACCTCCCAGGCAGGGcccccggcggcggcggcggcggtggcggcccGCTCGGCAGCCACGACAAGCAGAAGCAGGGCTTCCACAACCTGGCCTACAGCAAGTCCAACGACAGCACGCTCAAGCTCGAGGTGGACAACAACCACCTCAACCAGAGGCTGCACGCGGCACCCGGGAAGGAGCTGCACCACCAGGGGAGCGCTCTGCCCGCAGAGGGGGGGCTGTACATCATCCAGCCGGACGCTCTGGCACCCAGATGGACCCCGAGCCAGGTTCCGGTTTACCCCAATATACAGGAGTACGAGAACCAGAGAAGCCACGGCGAGCGGGGCCGCCGGCCGGCGGCGGATGAGTGGGACGGCTCCGTCGACAAGTGCGCGGCCGGCGGCGAGAGCCCGTCGGCAGACGAGATCGAGATCGACGAGGGCGTGGGGGGCACGCCGGACTATCCGTGCGACACGGGGGACGAGGGGAGCGTCCTGTCGGTGGACAtccacaccagcaccaccagcctGTCCTCGGCCGACACCCGGGACGAGCTGCGACTGCGAAAGACCACGGACGCCTCCACCATGGAGAGCGGGATTTCGGTgatgaggagcgaggagggcgacgacgacgaggaggaggaggaggaggaggaggaggcgaggaacgacgacgacgaggaggaggaggaggaggaggaggaggcgaggaacgacgaggaggaggaggaggtgcagagcGTCACGGACTCCATGGTGGCGGAGGCTCTGGCCGCCCTCGAAGCCGCCACGGCCGGCGAGGACTTCGATTGA